The following DNA comes from Chitinophaga nivalis.
GGAAGAAATACTTGTCGGGAGTTAATTACTTTGTTTATCTGCGTAACACTAAGATCCGCAGGCAGGCTGGATATGTCTGCGGATTTTATGTTGTTGTTTAATTGGAGGTATTTTTTATTTCATTTATTTCAGCGGGATATATTCTCCATTTCCATTTAAATAATCCTGTATACTTTCAATTGGAGAAACCTTTACCAGAATATCTTCTTTAACCAAAATATCGTATTCTTCCGCAATGTTTTCTTTATTACAGTGTGGACATATCATCGATTCAATGATACCATAGACTTTAACTTCCATTAAGTTAGCGCTTCCAATATCATTACCTCCCCATTTAATAGTTTCTCCTATTTGATATCGAAATTGCCAGGTGTCACCAAATTTAAATTGAATGTTGGCGTCATGTTTCTTCCCACAATCAGGGCATAAAATTTCAGCAATTAGCGTATTAAACGAGCCCATATTTTCCTAAAATCTCTATCTTAAGCATTTTAAACACGATCAATTTCCCGTTATTAATTCCATTGTAATAATATGTCACCTCAACATAGTACATCTGCTTAATCATTAAAACGCACATTCCAAACCGGTGCGTCCCAAAAACGTATATCATTTAAATTATACTGATACAGTGAGTCTTCGTAAACGAAAAGCCTGAAACAGACTTCTCTAATATCATCGGATATTTCCTGTCTGCTATAACTATTACCATACATAGGTCCTTCCCGCTTCATTACAATTGAATCCCCCCGTCTGACACCCAGATAAGAAGCGGCATCATAATACCAATCATATCGTTTATCTGGCCTCAGCTGTCTATACGTCGGATTCTTTGTCAACACTAAAAAAGCAACTTTTCCTTGATCAGGGCTATAAAGAATACTATCAATAATTAATTGGGTTGAATCGAAATAATCCGAGCTACGGAAAAAACCTTCACGCTTTAACAGTTGTTGTCTTAAAGCACGAATGATCTTAGTACTATCCTCATTATAAATACGTTTACTAACGGTGGTATGATTCAAAAACTTCTTTGGCGTATCTACATTTTTCCGAAACACCATCCATCCATGGATGTATTTATAATACCAAAATAATACGCCGGTAAAGAATAAAACCAATATGACCAGTACTGTTCTTTTATTCATGGCTTAAAACATTTATAATCTATTTTGGGGCAGCAACCGGTCTACTTAGATCAGGCCAATGTTTCACGTATTCGATATCAACAGAATCGTTTATTTGTAGTTTTGAGTCTTTCGAATCACCTTTATATATCTTGCCATCTACGTAAAACTGATAAGAGTAAGATCCTTCATGACTTACAGGGCTATTACCCCAATTATTTTTTTCATCAATAATTACTGCCTTTGTCTGGACTGCATTCCTCTTGAGCAAATATTGCGTTATTTTCCTCTTCCCAATAGTATAAAACATATAGCCAAAAAGAGAAAAAATTATAAGCAAACTTATTAAGTTCTTAAGTTTAATCAGACCAAACTTCCGACGGATTGGTAATTGTTTGCTTTGTTTCTTCTTATCCATGCTGTTTTATCTCAGTATGCCCATTAATGCTTCTTGTCACCCTCCATTCTTCATTGTTAATTCATAAACAATCACTGCTATCCATAACACGCCTATTATCGACATACACCAACCTAATACCTTATGCCTGTATCTCAACCAAAGTCTCAAACCTACAACAATTAGTACCGGACCAGTTAAAAACACCTGAATAAATCCATGATATGGCAATAATGGGAAGTAAGGATAAAGTGTCTTATAATCTTGTAAAATGTACAACAAAATGGGATAAATCATGATAGTCCCAAGGATATATAAGGGAATTAAACCTGTTTTCTTTGCAGTACGCGGCATATTTTATGCTCTTTTAAGGCACGCAAAAGTATTTCTTTGCACTGCAATTGACAGGGGAAGTTTAGGCTTGGATAGTTTGTGGGGTGTTAAGTGTTATGAAAAATCGTCAATAATCATTATCTAATGCTGTTATAATCAATTCAGGAGCATCTAAGGCATACCGAAAAGTAATAGAATCCCCTTCCCGTAAGCTATAAGGATCATGATCCCATCCACCATGATAGTTATATTCCTTACTTCCAATCTGATATTTAACTTCTATACTGCGACCTTTATAAGATCTCTTCCTCATAATAATCCCCTTGGAGTAGCCATAGTTTTTATTTATCTGATCTAGTTTATCTGATTTTGATTTACTCGCATACATATCCAGACAATACAAACCAATAACAACAATTCCGATTATTATAACAAATGTTAAAACCAGCTTTACTTTATTCATTTGTAAATTTCTCTTTTCAAATTAATATGGTACATGCTAAAAAGATATTGGCATATAGCTCTTCCTTTTATCCAAAGAAAAAAACTGATTATCGGCGTAGTTTAACATTATAAACTTAATGGATCTACTATATACTTTATCGTTCTACATTTGACAATAAGGTCGGATTCAGTATTTTCCTTTAGGTCAGCATCTAATATTATAGGGAAAAAATCGAAAACAATTTCATTGTCCTCATATCTAATCATTGCTGTATTAATAACAACACTGCATGTATTTCTATTTTCAATAAATCGAAAGCTCAAAACTTCTTCAAATATTAGTTTAACCTTTTCCCATTCATAATCTCTCTCCCTATTCATACAATGGATCATAATTTCAACTTTCCCTTTACTATCTGCGGAATGAACATCAATCTCAAAGGACATCGCCAGGACCAGCGCATCGGCGAAATCCTCATATTTATTAATTATTTCTTTTAGCATTTCGTTGATGATTACTAACTATTATTCGAACTAAAAAGCAGATAGAGATCTAATTATTCCGATGAAATCATTTTATTTTCAGCTCCACATCATGATTTATACTTCATCCATCTTCCCTAATCACCAGCTTAATTTTTTCTCCATCTTTAAGATTATAAACCTGCTTGGCCAAATGAGCATTACAAGCAATATAATTAGGGAAGGTGCTCGCATTAAAATTCTCTAAGCCATATGCTCCACCAAGCACAAACGGCATTTTTCCTATTATTCTCTGATTCCAGGATAAATCATTATGCTCTTTCCACTCATCTACATAACTAATACCAGCAATGTAATTCAAATCATCATTCAATTTAATCAGCCATTCTTCAAATGATTCTGCCACAATTGTCTGCACAGCCGTTTCTATGTCAAAGGATACTACACCACCTTTCTCTGTATGAAATGCAAATTGATTCCCAAAAACATCCTGTCCAAACGCTACAAGCCCCTTAAACAACTCTCCATACTCTTTGCTAAAATTTTCATTTACGACAGATATATTTCTAAAATCTCTCTCCTCCGAAAAGGAATAAAACTGCAAGGATTGGTTGAAGAAAAAACCACAATTATTGATATCTTCTATAAATGAAAAGTAAAATTCATCGTTTATGATTAATTTAAAATCATTTCTCAATATAGTGTCCAAATCCATCAGCAGGTCTTCTTTTGACCTATTGGCGCTGAAAAAATTAATGTAATCCTGGTATTCCATAGTTTTTATTGTCATGAGTATTAATATAACCGATCTTAGACATTCTCAAAATATCGACACCCAGTATATAATTTCAAAGGTAAATAGTAATGTACTTTAAGCAGATTGGATGATAACGAAGAAGCCTGATAGCAATCAGGCTTCTTCGTTATTTGAGTTTATTTAGCATTTTTTTTATTAGCCATACACTACCCAAAATAATAAATACGCTAATCGAAATTAGTACTAAACCAAGATTTAAATAAATCCGCTCTATTCTAGTTAATAATAAATTGGCAATCAAAGTTAACACTGAACAAATAATAGAGGCTCCTATATTTTTTAAAGTATATTGTTTACTTCTTATCATAACATACAAATAAGCGCCTAAAAAAACAGGTGAAAATAAAGTAGTTAGCCTTATAGCGAGTGTTATGTAAATACCAATACTATGCATTAAATGTCGATTTATTAACTACTATTTTTTAACCTTTCCGTTCTCATATAGATCTGAATAACACAGAATCCGCCATAATATCATACTGTTGACGCTCTGAGGGAGTCAGTTTCTCCTTTAGTTCTCTAATCTTTTCTTTGGCTTTTATTTGCGTAGAATCGGTTTCATAACATTTTTCAAAATACAGTATGGCTATCGAATCGTTTACCAATGAGTAATTTAATCCCATATTAAAATAAGCACTCGATTTTCTATAATTTAAAGATGCAGCCTTATTATAATCATTCGTAGATAGATAATATTTAAAAAGCATTGCATTACAATACCCACGTTTAAAATAATACTCACCATTTAAAGAATCAATTGCTATCAAAGTATCCAGATACTTAGCAGCAGTCTCATACTCGTTCTGATCATATAAGATATCAGCAGTTTGTTTTAATGACAGGATAGTATTTTTATCTGCTAAAGAAGGTGGGTGATTTTTACTATTGCAAGCTAAAATTACACACGTTGCAAAAATAAATTTTACGTTTCTCATTGTTTTTTATTTTCTTGCTGTTGTAGGACTTTTATAGGTATTTATTCCAGCAAGAATCCATTAAATACCTAACACTTTCCCTCAATTAAAAATATATTATGCGCGTATAATTCCAAAGCATCTCCAGCTTCGAATTCCAGATAAAAATATCGTCTTCCTTCCGCTGATATTTCATATAATACTCCATCAACTTCAAATCTACCTCTATAAAAGTTATTAAGTATACTGCTATCTGCTGTTAACGGTAGTTGCAAATTTAATTTCACTATAATAACACCCCTAAATTCCAGCATTAAATTCCTTGCCCCTTTGAAAAAACATTTCAGGCATTGGTTACCAAAGTCATAGCATATTTTGTTGCAGTAATAATCATTATGCAAATCAATAATCCCATAGTCCGTTTCAAAAATTAACAAGCTATCAAAAAGCGGAGATGCTGTCAACTCTAGCATGGTCCTATTTTCAATTTTTATAAAATGAGTATTGATTGCAAAATAGACTAATTCACAATTACAAAATGCTGACCCATGTAAAAACATAACGGCAGACCAGTATTAAATACCAGCCTGCCGTTGTTGTATGTGTTGATATGTGCTATTTCAGCATCAGCATATTTTTTCTTAATATTTTGAATTTACCTTCTGTGATAGCTACTGCCTTAGTATCTTTCAATCGTCCTTTTCCAGAGAAATGTCCTTCTATGGCGATATCATCAACTTTTGTGATCACAATCTCAAAAGGATCATCCGGATATTTTTCATTATTACCTGAGGCACGAAAAGTCTCCAATACGTTACTCCTATCAGTGGCCTGCATGTTAATGTTAATCAACTCAATCGCATTGTCAAGACCTTCCTTTACTTTACCATAAACCCCGGTTTTTATTTCATGATTAGGGAAGATTATTCTGATACCCAGTTTTTCATTATACTTCTTGCCGTCGCGCCCTACCAGATTAAGCGTGGAAGCCTGTTCGCTGGTTTTTTGGAAACTACTTTTCTCCGATAGAGAATCAGCATATTCCTTACCATCCACTTTCATACTAATAAAATCAGCAGGTCCATTTTCGATGGGCGTTGGTTCAACAATTTCCTCCTTATCTTTTTTGCAGGAAAATAATAAGCTCGTCGACAATACTGCTACTAATAAATTAAATGGTTTCATTGAGTTGATTTTAAGTTTATGATGCCGTCTAGGCGTATGATTTAACTAATTATACACCTAAGTAATTCCAAACCCTTATCTGAGCATTATATTTTTTTTTGCGTTCCGTCCGGGATAAAGAATTAAAACAACATTTCATAGTATTATTATCAACATGATAATATGTTTATAAAATCGTTTACCATCATTAATAATGCATCTAAAGAAATTATCTTGTGCGGTTAAAATCTGAGAAGAAATAAAAAAGGGAGCAATTAAGCCCCCCCAATAGTTTATATACACAACACATTATTGCAGAAAATACGTTAGCCTCATACAGCGGTAAGGAAAATAAACATACCTCTTATCCTGTCAAGGCATTCCTCTATTGACATCTCTTCAAAACAAAATCCGTCAATAATTTATTATCATAACACTTTCCTGTTTTTTTGTTCACCCATAGTCCCCAACGATCCATGCAATATTTTTCTTGTGATCTTCTATAACGAAAAGTAAATAATACCCGAACATCTATAGGCTTCGGAGTAGTCTCTTTAAATTTATTAGCATAATTAGCAAGGCGTTTGAGTTCAATCTTATCTTTTATATCTATGCGCCTAATTGTTTCTGCAAATGTCCCTTTAAAAAACTCACAAGGCACATCTTCCACAGTGCTTGTTGCAAAGTACTCATACTCTATCAATGCTCCAATAACTACCTTTTGAGATTGACTATAACCATACTTAGTAAAAAAAATATTCAAAACAGTAATCAAGATTACACTTATAATTATATTACGCATATTGCTACACTTACTGTTAGACCTTTTCTTTTATTCAAAAGCAAGGCAATCTTTCTTTGTGAGTCATACCACATCTGTGCTTCTTTCTCTCAAATACACTGCAAAACCATGGTAAATTATGCCATAAATTCGGCTCAATTAATAGTAGATTTAATCTCATTACTTCAATGAACGCACCAATTGAATCGTATTTTTCAGCTTATCTCTTTCTTTATCTTTTAGGTTTAGCATGTTCATATTAAGCCCTTGATACTGAAAAACTATTTCTTCCTTTCTCTTGACAATACAGATTGAATAAACAATATTAATTTTATTCAAATCACATATACATACAAAACCACCTTTTTCAGTTTCTCCCAATTGCTTCTCAAAGTGATCATTTTCTATACTACTAAATCCCTTCTTTTGGATATCCATTGTAGTCCCTTTCTCTAAAAGGCCAACATGATTCTCAGTTCTATAATACAAAACCTGACCCGGTGCATCATCGAATGGAATAGAAATACAGATCAACTGGTACTCACTCTGATTGTCTTTCTTAAACTTATTGTAATATTCTGTGTACCAGGTAATTTCTCTAAAAGGAGTGTCTAATGGTATATTATATACCTTGCAGGTATCTTCACATATCAGAACTGGTTTATCAATAGGTATTACCAGACAATGTAAAAGAAAAAGTACAGTATTCATGTTATATCATTTAATCTCCTTCCATCATCCCAAAAATACCTAGAAAACATTCCATTACTATCATCATATATTACAAAAATAAAATATCTTATTCCTGATGAAATAAAATAGCAAAACCGCAAGCCGTTTCTTGCGGTTCTTCATAGTAAATAACCTCCTTCTTAATCATTAAAAATGATTTTTAGTCTTTTGGCTATAGATTTAATATTTATAATTATATCTATCTCACCTCTTCCCTTTGGGCTTATTGGACTTCCTACTCTTCGATAATGACATTTTTAAAATTTCTCTTTTAAACATCCAATTTTTAACAACTACGGCAATTGAAACACCAAGACCAAACAATCCTAAACCAATTACAGAAAGAATATCTCCTAAACCTGAATCAAAAGCCCATAAAATTGTATCTTCTCCGGGTAGCATTTTAATATCAACTAGCTCACCTATGTAGTGTTCCTCACAAAAACCTCCGCGCGTTTGTTTTTCATATCTCTTAGAATTGTAGCTAAAAACAACTTGATAGCGGACTTTTGTACCAATGCAACTTGAGGGCATTTCCTCAATTTTCATTTTTACGATTGTACCATGCTGCCCGACCTCAAATTTCTTCAAACTATTGGGAATCAAGAAAAAGGAGCCAATAAAAAAAATCAGTCCTGCAATAAAAATAAATCTCATACTCTAAATTAATCAATGTGATAAAACCAAAGGTTTATATATCCGTGTATTATCTGTTTTAACTGGTGTGGCCTCCCCACTTGCGAGGGTCGTTAGTGCTTTATAATTACCTTGAATAATAGAACCCACTGCGCTAGAAGATACTTTACCGGCTGACCAATTCGTTACTTCTTGTGCAGCACTTTTTGCAGCCAGTTTTTTTGCAGCCAAGGCTCTTGGTACACTTGTAGGATCCGCGGCGGCTACTCTAGCAGCTCTATCTGCTTGTCGAGCGGTTGCGGCCACACGGCCATCTGAATGTATTTTAATATTCTTTGTAAGCTCTCCTGCCACTTTCCCAATAACAACATCTTCAATAGTTTTATGTATTGTAACTTCGCCATTTTCAGAATATTGCTTTAGTACAGATTCACCAACATCGATACTGGTTGACACAACTTCTTTTACTACTTTTCCAGCAATTCCTCTAGGGACAAAAGCTGATGTTCCTGATGATAAAAAACCAGCACCTGCAGAAATAGCAATTGCAGCTCCATCAACATTAGTAAGAGCATCGCTCCAACTTTTCCCTACAACCAAATTGGTAGCCACCTGTGTACCATACTCCACTGCCCCTCCTACTAATGCTCCAATAATATTCGTCCATATTTTACCATCTGGATCATTATTACTTATTGGATTGTTCTTCGCAAAATGATAAGGACTAAGTGACTCTTGTTCTCCTTTCTCTACAAGTGGGTCTAATTGCATAAACCGACCTAGCTGCTGATCATATGTCCTTGCATTAAAATCAAACCATTCCAATCCACTTCCATCACCGAATTCTTTGGTCTGCAGCTCATTTCCATTGTATTTCTTCCGATTCTCCGGATAATTCGCACCCTTCAACGCATTCGAACTAATCCCCGCCATCGTCAACCCAAAGGGGTAATAATGCGTTTCCTCCAGCACGGGACCACTCACTACGCCTAGCACCACATTATCAAAGAACACTTCCTGCGGCGTTTCGTTACTGGTATATACATACAGGAAGCCGCTTTTCTTGATGGGCATTTGATCTACCGCCAATGTTTGCAGCTGATCCGGTTCCGCTTTCACCTGTTTGACGCCGCTGTTCTCCTCAACTAAGTTAAACTGGTCGTCGAACAAAACAAAATTAAGATAGGCTTTTGGCCGGTCGGGATTTTGGCGGTTGGGTTCTTTATCTTTTAAACGTTGATAGTCTTTGTTGTAGAAGTTGGTATTGAAAGGGGTTTGATTACCGGCGGTCGCTACATCGTGGGCGCCCGCTTCGGGAGCCGTGCCGCCAAATGCTTGTACCAGCGCTGCCAGCATATTTTCTGCAGGCAGTTCTGACGCATTTTTGTCTTGCGGACCGGTAGATTTATAGAAGGCTTTAGCGCCAATCTGGATGGAGTCGCCGGCCATCACGCGTAGCACGATGGAAGGGCCGATTTTCTTACCACCGTTTTTAGCAGCCAGTTGGGCAACGGATTCATTTTGTGCCGTATCTTCTGCCGGGTAGCCTACCGGTTTAGGCGCACGGGTATCGTCGATGTTGCTGAACAACTGGGCTTCTTTGGCAGCTGCCGGTGTTTCCATGGTAGCAGCGTACATAGAAAAGTCGCGTTGCTCCGTGAGTACCAGGCGGGTATTGCCCAGGTGATCTTTTACAAAGTAGTCGTATACATACGTGGGGGCCTGACCAGTTTTATAGGCCAGTCGTACCCGGCCTTCTTCGTGGCCAAAGAACTGCAGCGTGTCGTTCTGGTACACGAAGCCATTGATATAACTGGTCGTAGTGGTTTTCACCGCTGATCCGGTTCTATCGGTCACTGTCTTTTTCACTTTGTTGCCGGCAGCATCGTATTGATAGGCGATGGTGCCTTTGTTATCCATGGTGATCAGTACCGGTAAGTTGAGATGGTTGTACGTGATGGCAGAAATGGATTTGTTCAGATCTTTCACCAGGTTACCGTTTACATCATAGTCGTAATCATTACCGGTGTTCTTGCCGTTCTTGAAGTCCCCCAGTGCAGTGGATACGCCACTGGTGTCGTATACCGCTGCCAGCTTATTGCTGTTGGGCAGATAGGTATAGGCCATTTGATCCAGGGGAACCCTGTTAGTACCCTCCATTCCCTTCTGTGCCATTTTGGTGATGTTACCATTGGCATCATAGTTTATCCAGGGTACGGAGAAATCCATTTTATTCTGCTCCCATTGGGTGCTGCCACTATTCTGCTGACTGAAATAGGCCTCCGTTAAACGACTGGTAAGGTCATAGTTATAACCGTAGGCGCGTTGCAGGGGATCATTCCAGCCTTTCCAGCGGATACCGCTGATATTACCATTGTAGCTTTTATTGCTGAAACCATTGTCGTAGTTCAGTTCCTGGCCGAAGTGGGAACCGCTGCCTCCATTATTCAGGTAATCTTTATTGACGCTGCGCAACCAGCCCCGGATGTTATACTCGTAAGACAACTGTTCCAGTGGCGGATTGTTTTTGTTGATGCCGAGTAGCTTTGTTTTGAGTTGTCCTAATTCGTCATAATCATTGGTGGCGATGGTACGCTCCAGATCAGTGGTATCATTCACCCGTTTCTTGATGGTTTTTAACCGGCCTGCGTCATCGTATGTCAGCTTGGTCAGTAAAGTGGTTTTAGCCGTAGCCGTACTGAATGGATTGCTATGCCGCTGATAGGTACTTAATACCTTACCATTGAAATCATACAGGTAGGTGATGGTTTCTTTACCACCGGCAGCATTATCGCTGATGGTTTGTAATACCCGGATTTTATCGTTGTAGTAAGTGGTGGTAGTGAGCCATTGGTTGGTATCCAGGATGCGCACTTTGGTGCCCGTCACCAGACCTTTTGCCTGCGTCAAGGCTTTGCCATAGGGCACCGCAAAGGCGCTGCCTTCCACCTGCGGTTTACTGGTATCTCCTAATGCAGCGGCCAGTACGCCTGCATAATTATAATGATCGTAGAAAGTATATGTAAGCGGTACCAGCGCCGATGCCGGAATACCTGGCAATGGGTTGGACACCGTAACAGTCGCTGTTTCACCGGTGAGTGTGGAATCTATAAACACGTCCACATTGACGCCACTACCGGAATCAAAACCATCTTCCAGCGTCACGCTGTTGGTGGCTACATAACTGTTGCGATCATGTTTATCTACAAATAAGTCCTTGATACCTGGGAAAGTATAGGCAGTCGTACCATCCGTGAGGGCTGCATTCATATTGGTTTGCAAGGTTGCCCGATTGGTATTGCTGTTATACAGCGCTGTTTCTACGGGTCTGTTGATAGCGTCGTAGAACGTCACCAGCCACTGATTGCCGGCACGTAATTTTCCATCCCGCACAAATACCAGGCGATCCCGCACATCGTATACCATCTCCGTAGAATCGGCGCCAGGTACTTTTTTGACGATCATCCGGTTCTTCCCATCGTATTGGTATTGGAAACACAGTTCAGCCGCTACCGATGCCACGTTCCAGGTGCTGGTAATTTTTTCGGTGGCCAGCGGCGGGATTACGAAACGAACGTTGTTTAAATCATCGTACACATAATAAGTACACAACCAACCCATATGTGCCGTACCAGGTGTAGTGGCCAGTTGTACTTTTTTCAGCATCACCAGGTCGTCTTTGTCTTTGTACACCACTACCTGGTTGCCGTTTTCGTCGGTCGTTATGTTTTTAAATAATGCGCCGGTACTATAGATAGCATTGGTAACGGGCGTATTGCCCTGCATATTCCAGATCCGCACGGAATCTGTTGCCGTATTCACCTCATATCCTTGTTTTACCGGATGATTGCCACCGGTTTTCGCCCAGCTGTTACCCGGTGCATAGGTATTCAGTACCCGATTCAGCGGCGACGCTTCAAAATCTGTCTGGCTATAATAAACGGCTTCATTTTTAGCGCCGGGATTCAGTACCGGATCTGCATAAAATGCCTGCTGCCCTGTAAAAGGATCGGTTTTGAATTTACCATCGCTGACATTACCCGTTTTCGGCACATACGGCAGGTATTTATATTGTTCTCTACCCATGGCATCATACACCACCGGCGCCACCACGTCTTTGCCCGTATTACTCATGCCTTTGGCCACCGTTTGCAAAGGCCGGCCCAAGCCATCAAAGTATTGGGTAGATTGCCGCACCTCTCTTACCGGCCGGCTGGCATTCACCACTGCGGCGCTATCGGTAGTGGGCATCGCCGGTTCCCAGATACGGATATAGTTAATGGTCGTATTGCTATAAGCGCCAGGTACGGGTGCTGCCACGGCAGATACGCCGTTTCCGGGAGTGGGTTTGTTCTGCGCCTGCAACAAACTACTCAGGAGTAGGGATATTGCCGTCAGGCAACCGGTATAGGTATATTTTCCAAACATATAATACAGCGGAATAGGAATAAATTATTTTATCTTGATCGCCCTTCCATTATCATGGTCTTATAATGTGGGCTAACCGTTATTGTCCTATCACTAAGCAGCGGGTTTCCAATACGACATACTATCTTAATGACGCTGTAAAATAAATACATTCAGCGGAATATCGGGGCAGTCAATTCATAAATTTAATATGGGAATACAATCACGCCTCCCATATACTATCGGAGGTGACACTAAAAAAGCGGATGAATATCCGCGTTCCAGGCTCGTTTTATTTAATTAATGTCTTCCTTCGTGTGCAAGGTGCTTATAAGGCCTATTTCTTCTATAGTAAACCCCAACCTGACAGACAGGCTATTCCCCAAATACTATCTTCCTATCATTTAAATATGGGAAAAGAGACCAGCCTTCCTACATCTGTAAGCGGTATCGCTAAGCTATAATCTATTGCAACGTGATCTTTTCCGATCGTCAAAACAGGGTATAACAATACGCCAT
Coding sequences within:
- a CDS encoding SMI1/KNR4 family protein, with amino-acid sequence MEYQDYINFFSANRSKEDLLMDLDTILRNDFKLIINDEFYFSFIEDINNCGFFFNQSLQFYSFSEERDFRNISVVNENFSKEYGELFKGLVAFGQDVFGNQFAFHTEKGGVVSFDIETAVQTIVAESFEEWLIKLNDDLNYIAGISYVDEWKEHNDLSWNQRIIGKMPFVLGGAYGLENFNASTFPNYIACNAHLAKQVYNLKDGEKIKLVIREDG
- a CDS encoding tetratricopeptide repeat protein encodes the protein MRNVKFIFATCVILACNSKNHPPSLADKNTILSLKQTADILYDQNEYETAAKYLDTLIAIDSLNGEYYFKRGYCNAMLFKYYLSTNDYNKAASLNYRKSSAYFNMGLNYSLVNDSIAILYFEKCYETDSTQIKAKEKIRELKEKLTPSERQQYDIMADSVLFRSI
- a CDS encoding DUF6443 domain-containing protein; amino-acid sequence: MFGKYTYTGCLTAISLLLSSLLQAQNKPTPGNGVSAVAAPVPGAYSNTTINYIRIWEPAMPTTDSAAVVNASRPVREVRQSTQYFDGLGRPLQTVAKGMSNTGKDVVAPVVYDAMGREQYKYLPYVPKTGNVSDGKFKTDPFTGQQAFYADPVLNPGAKNEAVYYSQTDFEASPLNRVLNTYAPGNSWAKTGGNHPVKQGYEVNTATDSVRIWNMQGNTPVTNAIYSTGALFKNITTDENGNQVVVYKDKDDLVMLKKVQLATTPGTAHMGWLCTYYVYDDLNNVRFVIPPLATEKITSTWNVASVAAELCFQYQYDGKNRMIVKKVPGADSTEMVYDVRDRLVFVRDGKLRAGNQWLVTFYDAINRPVETALYNSNTNRATLQTNMNAALTDGTTAYTFPGIKDLFVDKHDRNSYVATNSVTLEDGFDSGSGVNVDVFIDSTLTGETATVTVSNPLPGIPASALVPLTYTFYDHYNYAGVLAAALGDTSKPQVEGSAFAVPYGKALTQAKGLVTGTKVRILDTNQWLTTTTYYNDKIRVLQTISDNAAGGKETITYLYDFNGKVLSTYQRHSNPFSTATAKTTLLTKLTYDDAGRLKTIKKRVNDTTDLERTIATNDYDELGQLKTKLLGINKNNPPLEQLSYEYNIRGWLRSVNKDYLNNGGSGSHFGQELNYDNGFSNKSYNGNISGIRWKGWNDPLQRAYGYNYDLTSRLTEAYFSQQNSGSTQWEQNKMDFSVPWINYDANGNITKMAQKGMEGTNRVPLDQMAYTYLPNSNKLAAVYDTSGVSTALGDFKNGKNTGNDYDYDVNGNLVKDLNKSISAITYNHLNLPVLITMDNKGTIAYQYDAAGNKVKKTVTDRTGSAVKTTTTSYINGFVYQNDTLQFFGHEEGRVRLAYKTGQAPTYVYDYFVKDHLGNTRLVLTEQRDFSMYAATMETPAAAKEAQLFSNIDDTRAPKPVGYPAEDTAQNESVAQLAAKNGGKKIGPSIVLRVMAGDSIQIGAKAFYKSTGPQDKNASELPAENMLAALVQAFGGTAPEAGAHDVATAGNQTPFNTNFYNKDYQRLKDKEPNRQNPDRPKAYLNFVLFDDQFNLVEENSGVKQVKAEPDQLQTLAVDQMPIKKSGFLYVYTSNETPQEVFFDNVVLGVVSGPVLEETHYYPFGLTMAGISSNALKGANYPENRKKYNGNELQTKEFGDGSGLEWFDFNARTYDQQLGRFMQLDPLVEKGEQESLSPYHFAKNNPISNNDPDGKIWTNIIGALVGGAVEYGTQVATNLVVGKSWSDALTNVDGAAIAISAGAGFLSSGTSAFVPRGIAGKVVKEVVSTSIDVGESVLKQYSENGEVTIHKTIEDVVIGKVAGELTKNIKIHSDGRVAATARQADRAARVAAADPTSVPRALAAKKLAAKSAAQEVTNWSAGKVSSSAVGSIIQGNYKALTTLASGEATPVKTDNTRIYKPLVLSH